Proteins from one Desulfonema limicola genomic window:
- a CDS encoding rod shape-determining protein, translating to MFQSFLGIFSNDLAIDLGTANTLVYIKRRGIVLNEASVVALRTDMNNGQSVLAVGAEAKQMMGKTPANVSAVRPMRKGVIADFEVAGAMLKQFIQKVRKPVSFIKPRMIIAIPSEITPVERRAVKDSAEQAGARDVYLIDEPMAAAIGASLPVTEATCNMIVDIGGGTTEVAVISLSGIVAGKSIRIAGDEMDTAIIKYIKKEYNFIIGESTAEEIKKTIGNACPDPENIETIEVKGWEIITGKPRIFSISSKEVKEAISDQLHAIVEAIKIVLDNTPQELAASAVETGLVLAGGVALLKNLDKFIIQETGLPVIVADDPLTTIVNGCGKTMDDKRLFNKIINKML from the coding sequence ATTTTTCAAAGTTTTCTAGGAATTTTTTCAAATGATCTGGCTATAGACCTGGGTACAGCCAACACTCTTGTTTATATTAAAAGAAGGGGAATTGTACTTAATGAAGCTTCTGTTGTTGCTTTGCGAACAGACATGAATAATGGACAAAGCGTTTTAGCAGTAGGAGCTGAAGCCAAACAGATGATGGGAAAAACACCTGCTAATGTTTCTGCTGTAAGGCCCATGCGTAAAGGAGTTATTGCAGATTTTGAAGTAGCAGGAGCCATGCTCAAACAATTTATCCAAAAAGTACGCAAACCTGTGAGCTTTATTAAACCCAGAATGATTATAGCTATACCATCTGAAATCACACCTGTTGAAAGACGGGCAGTAAAAGATTCTGCTGAACAGGCTGGAGCAAGAGATGTTTATCTGATTGATGAACCTATGGCAGCAGCAATAGGAGCCAGTCTGCCGGTAACCGAGGCAACCTGTAATATGATTGTAGATATAGGAGGAGGCACAACCGAGGTTGCAGTTATCTCCCTTTCCGGCATTGTTGCAGGAAAATCCATCAGAATTGCTGGTGATGAAATGGATACAGCAATAATAAAATATATTAAAAAAGAATATAATTTTATTATCGGAGAAAGCACTGCTGAAGAAATAAAAAAAACCATTGGAAACGCCTGTCCTGACCCTGAAAATATTGAAACTATCGAAGTTAAAGGATGGGAAATCATAACAGGCAAACCCAGAATATTCTCAATCAGTTCAAAGGAAGTTAAAGAAGCGATCTCAGATCAGCTCCATGCTATAGTGGAAGCAATCAAAATTGTTCTGGACAATACCCCCCAGGAACTGGCAGCAAGTGCAGTTGAAACAGGTCTTGTTCTTGCCGGCGGGGTGGCTCTTTTGAAAAACCTGGATAAATTTATAATCCAGGAAACAGGTCTCCCGGTAATTGTAGCTGATGATCCTTTAACCACTATTGTAAATGGCTGCGGGAAAACAATGGATGATAAAAGATTATTCAATAAAATAATCAATAAAATGCTATAA
- a CDS encoding type I restriction enzyme HsdR N-terminal domain-containing protein — MEGHHLILGKLKDFLTGQILNDTHDERYRQNIANLLVTKKGYLKQDINSGYELTVRAGKNKGILKVDFLISLAEKTAMIIKYGPGSLTTRHRPGLALSRLTELYQIPVLVVTNGEDADILDGASGRITGSGLEKIPSKTELLKIVSNAEFKSISKHRREMESRIAFCYEIDGACPCDTTVCKIN; from the coding sequence ATGGAAGGACATCACCTTATACTGGGAAAACTAAAGGATTTCCTCACAGGACAAATATTGAATGATACCCATGATGAGCGTTACCGTCAGAATATTGCAAATCTTCTTGTTACAAAAAAAGGATATTTAAAACAAGATATTAATTCAGGTTATGAACTGACAGTCAGGGCAGGAAAAAACAAAGGTATTTTAAAAGTAGATTTTTTAATATCCCTGGCAGAAAAAACTGCCATGATTATAAAATACGGGCCTGGTTCACTGACAACCAGGCACCGTCCTGGCCTGGCATTATCCAGGCTTACTGAATTATATCAGATTCCTGTATTAGTTGTAACAAATGGTGAAGATGCTGATATTCTGGATGGAGCCAGCGGCAGAATTACTGGATCAGGCCTGGAAAAAATACCTTCAAAAACAGAATTGTTAAAAATAGTATCAAATGCAGAATTCAAAAGCATTTCAAAACACCGCCGGGAAATGGAGTCAAGAATAGCTTTTTGCTATGAAATTGACGGAGCCTGCCCCTGCGACACCACTGTATGTAAAATAAATTAA
- a CDS encoding deoxyguanosinetriphosphate triphosphohydrolase — protein sequence MSIREDFEERERRFMSLHGCLSAESRGRIKPEALRDVRTVFQLDRDRIVYCNAFRRMKYKTQVFLSPLGDQYRTRLTHTLEVSQIARTVARAMYMNEDLAEAIALGHDLGHTPFGHSGETALKEIFSNSFAHNEQSLRVVDLLENKGRGLNLTYEVRDGILKHSKGYGKIMPENINEKPFTVEGQIVRFADIMAYLNHDLEDAIRSRVICEDQVPRLCIDVLGRTHPDRATTMMRDIIFASKSENGEFVLNMSDEVYEAMAVLRQFLYDNVYRSDKVHKEFIKAKKILSELFDFFLNNSSRLEQEMTLLEMEHCMTNGQPYERIVCDFIASMTDRYAMNLYAKLFFPLPVV from the coding sequence ATGTCTATCCGTGAAGATTTTGAAGAACGTGAGAGACGATTTATGTCTTTACATGGGTGTTTAAGTGCTGAATCTCGGGGCCGTATCAAGCCCGAGGCCCTCAGAGATGTTCGTACTGTATTTCAATTGGACAGGGACAGGATTGTATATTGTAACGCTTTCAGGCGGATGAAATATAAAACACAGGTTTTTCTGTCTCCTCTGGGGGATCAATATCGAACCCGCTTGACACATACCCTTGAAGTTTCTCAAATTGCAAGAACTGTTGCAAGAGCTATGTACATGAATGAAGATCTGGCTGAAGCCATAGCTTTGGGTCATGATCTGGGTCATACTCCTTTTGGGCACAGCGGAGAAACAGCTTTGAAAGAGATATTTTCAAACAGCTTTGCTCATAACGAGCAAAGCTTGAGAGTGGTTGATCTTTTGGAAAACAAGGGCAGAGGCCTTAATCTTACATATGAGGTAAGGGATGGTATTTTAAAACATTCAAAAGGCTATGGAAAAATAATGCCTGAAAATATAAATGAAAAACCATTTACCGTAGAGGGACAGATTGTGAGGTTTGCAGATATTATGGCATATCTAAATCATGATCTTGAAGATGCCATACGCAGCAGGGTAATATGTGAAGATCAGGTTCCCAGGCTTTGTATAGATGTTCTCGGCCGTACCCATCCTGACAGGGCTACAACCATGATGAGGGATATAATCTTTGCAAGTAAATCAGAAAATGGTGAATTTGTTTTAAATATGAGTGATGAGGTTTATGAAGCGATGGCGGTTTTGCGTCAATTTCTTTATGATAATGTTTATCGTTCAGACAAGGTTCATAAGGAGTTTATAAAAGCCAAAAAAATCTTATCTGAATTATTTGATTTTTTTCTTAATAATTCATCCAGGCTTGAACAGGAAATGACCCTGCTTGAAATGGAACACTGTATGACTAACGGACAGCCCTATGAGCGCATTGTGTGTGATTTTATAGCCAGCATGACAGACAGGTATGCCATGAATCTATATGCAAAATTATTTTTTCCTTTACCTGTGGTATAA
- a CDS encoding YkgJ family cysteine cluster protein — protein MKNIELDKIEQLPGRQLKKEDKFYFRCCPEVKCFNLCCRNLNLFLYPYDVIRLKTCLGITSDCFLEKYVDIVLRHGNYFPEVLLSMSENKEKTCPFLTDKGCSVYTDRPDTCRTFPVEHGLKFDSSGRKTEMLHFFKPPDFCLGQYEDQEWSLETWTNDQEAELYNKMTSQWAEVKNLFQNNPWKNEGTEGPRAKMSFMAVYNIDKFREFVFQSSFLKRYKIKNDFKKKIKKSDVQLLKLGFDWIKFYLWGIKPELFKSS, from the coding sequence ATGAAAAATATTGAATTGGATAAAATTGAACAGCTTCCAGGCCGGCAGTTGAAAAAAGAAGATAAGTTTTATTTTAGATGCTGTCCTGAAGTAAAATGTTTTAACTTATGCTGCCGAAATCTCAACCTTTTCTTATATCCTTATGATGTAATACGCCTGAAAACCTGTCTGGGAATTACATCTGATTGTTTTTTGGAGAAATACGTTGATATTGTTCTCAGGCATGGTAATTATTTTCCTGAAGTTCTGCTGTCAATGTCTGAAAACAAGGAAAAAACATGCCCGTTTCTTACAGATAAAGGATGTTCAGTTTATACTGACCGGCCTGATACCTGCCGTACTTTTCCTGTGGAACACGGGCTTAAGTTTGATTCCTCAGGCAGAAAAACTGAAATGCTGCATTTTTTTAAACCTCCTGATTTCTGCCTGGGACAATATGAAGATCAGGAATGGAGTCTTGAGACCTGGACAAATGACCAGGAAGCAGAATTATACAATAAAATGACATCTCAATGGGCAGAGGTTAAAAATCTGTTTCAAAATAATCCCTGGAAAAATGAAGGAACTGAAGGTCCCAGGGCAAAAATGTCATTTATGGCAGTTTATAATATTGATAAATTCAGGGAATTTGTTTTTCAAAGCAGCTTTCTTAAACGATACAAGATAAAAAATGATTTTAAGAAGAAAATAAAAAAAAGCGATGTCCAATTGCTGAAACTGGGATTTGACTGGATCAAATTTTATTTATGGGGAATAAAACCAGAGTTATTTAAATCCAGTTAG
- a CDS encoding SDR family NAD(P)-dependent oxidoreductase — protein sequence MKNNKKTALVLGAVKGIGKGIGLALGKQGFNLALNYFDWEDSLEDMKQDFARSGADHIIIQTDLTDTDAISGLIKKTISRFGRLDILINNIERGGWPVVHGHYVQDQWDLEQATTLRAKQWVFEAAFPYLKQSENAVVINFSSIAGIAGRCGPASYIFNDGYAAANRGVSMLTETWARLGAPNIRVNEIMLGIFETRHGEKTRGWGLLSEKQKQDILDHTLLQRTGTIEDVIKAVLFIINDALFITGSVLRIDGGYVLGGEKIAPMPKGVV from the coding sequence ATGAAAAACAATAAAAAAACCGCGCTGGTTCTGGGAGCAGTTAAGGGAATTGGCAAAGGAATAGGTCTTGCTCTTGGAAAACAAGGGTTTAACCTGGCACTAAACTATTTTGACTGGGAAGACAGCCTGGAAGATATGAAACAGGATTTTGCCAGATCAGGTGCTGACCATATTATAATTCAAACGGATTTAACTGATACTGATGCCATATCTGGATTAATAAAAAAAACAATATCGCGTTTTGGCAGGCTTGATATACTTATCAACAATATTGAACGCGGAGGCTGGCCTGTTGTTCACGGTCATTATGTTCAAGATCAATGGGACCTTGAACAGGCCACAACCCTGAGAGCAAAGCAGTGGGTATTTGAAGCTGCCTTTCCTTATCTTAAACAATCAGAAAACGCTGTAGTTATCAATTTTTCCTCTATAGCTGGAATTGCGGGGCGCTGCGGCCCTGCAAGCTATATTTTTAATGACGGCTATGCAGCAGCCAACAGGGGCGTTTCCATGCTGACTGAAACCTGGGCAAGACTTGGAGCGCCCAATATAAGGGTTAATGAAATTATGCTTGGCATTTTTGAAACCCGTCATGGAGAAAAAACAAGAGGATGGGGACTGCTTTCAGAAAAACAAAAGCAGGATATTCTGGATCATACACTTTTACAGCGAACCGGAACTATTGAAGACGTGATCAAGGCAGTACTTTTTATTATTAATGATGCCCTGTTTATAACAGGCAGTGTTTTAAGAATTGACGGAGGATATGTTCTGGGAGGAGAAAAAATTGCACCAATGCCCAAAGGGGTAGTTTAA
- a CDS encoding YkgJ family cysteine cluster protein → MENEITAMALDDIFRFECSSKISCFNECCRDLSQFLTPYDIVRLKNNIGLSSDVFIEKYTTQHMGPETGLPIVVIRQDPANGFQCPFLSNEGCMVYQDRPGSCRTYPLARLAYRSRETGQINEQYVMLQEDHCKGRYQKKTQTVRQWIKEQGLDTYNQMNDLFMEIISLKNQFHPAPLDVKERHMFQLACYDLDNFRKQVFNNNLAETMDVDPACLEAAENDDVELMKLGFQWIKQAVFNEKQ, encoded by the coding sequence ATGGAAAATGAAATAACTGCAATGGCATTAGATGATATTTTCAGATTTGAGTGTTCTTCAAAAATTTCCTGCTTTAATGAATGCTGCCGGGATTTGAGCCAATTTCTGACTCCTTACGATATAGTGCGCCTGAAAAACAATATAGGGCTTTCTTCTGATGTATTTATTGAAAAATATACAACTCAGCATATGGGACCTGAAACCGGTCTTCCAATAGTAGTTATACGTCAGGATCCGGCAAATGGCTTTCAATGTCCTTTTTTAAGCAATGAAGGCTGCATGGTTTATCAAGACCGTCCTGGATCATGCCGCACCTATCCTTTAGCCAGGCTTGCATACAGATCAAGGGAAACAGGACAGATTAATGAACAATATGTTATGCTCCAGGAAGATCACTGCAAAGGAAGATACCAGAAAAAAACACAGACTGTAAGGCAGTGGATAAAGGAGCAGGGACTTGATACCTATAACCAGATGAATGACTTGTTTATGGAGATTATTTCCCTTAAAAATCAGTTTCATCCAGCTCCCCTTGATGTTAAGGAAAGACATATGTTTCAATTGGCCTGCTATGATCTGGATAATTTCAGAAAACAGGTTTTTAATAATAATCTGGCAGAAACAATGGATGTGGATCCAGCTTGTCTGGAGGCTGCTGAAAATGATGATGTTGAATTAATGAAACTGGGTTTTCAATGGATTAAACAGGCTGTTTTTAATGAAAAACAATAA
- the aprB gene encoding adenylyl-sulfate reductase subunit beta, which produces MPSFVIQEKCDGCKGGDKTACMYICPNDLMVLDSNAMKAYNQEPDQCWECFSCVKICPTQAIEVRGYADFVPLGSSIMPMMGTEDVMWTCKFRNGLIKRFKFPIRTTPEGQANAYADLQGKDLDSELLSTEETDGYTLKTPIATV; this is translated from the coding sequence ATGCCAAGTTTTGTAATTCAGGAAAAATGTGACGGCTGCAAGGGCGGCGACAAGACAGCTTGTATGTACATCTGCCCCAATGATCTGATGGTTCTGGATTCTAATGCAATGAAAGCTTACAACCAGGAACCGGATCAGTGCTGGGAATGTTTCTCTTGCGTAAAAATTTGCCCCACCCAGGCTATTGAAGTTAGAGGCTATGCCGACTTCGTACCGCTGGGAAGCAGCATTATGCCTATGATGGGTACCGAGGATGTTATGTGGACATGTAAGTTCAGAAACGGACTTATCAAACGCTTTAAATTCCCCATTCGTACTACTCCAGAAGGCCAGGCAAATGCTTATGCTGATTTGCAGGGTAAAGATCTTGACAGTGAACTGCTTTCCACTGAAGAGACAGATGGCTACACTCTTAAAACACCGATTGCTACTGTGTAA
- the aprA gene encoding adenylyl-sulfate reductase subunit alpha, producing the protein MALPNKPLGELKAVRDPEVDEREVDILIVGGGMAACGTAFEIKKWAGDKKVLLCDKAAMERSGAVAQGLSAINTYIGSNTPDDYVRMVRNDLMGLVREDLIFDLGNHVDDSVHLFEEWGLPVWKKTEDGKNLDGKKGLKAGTLKAGATPVRTGKWQIMINGESYKRIVAEAAKLALGEDNIIERCFIVELLLDANEENRIAGAVGFSVRENKVYIIKAKTMMVACGGAVNIYQPRSVGEGKGRAWYPVWNAGSTYTMCMKVGAELSMMENRFTPARFKDGYGPVGAWFLLFKAKALNGLGENFAASDAAKAELEKYAPYGTAAITPTCLRNHLMLFEMKEGRGPILMDTVTALATLGETMDKKELKHLESEAWEDFLDMTCGQANLWCAQNCEPEKKNSEIMPTEPYLLGSHSGCCGLWTSGPDFDWVPEAYKIKYKDKVYNRMTTVNGLFTSGDGVGCSGHKFSSGSHAEGRMAAKSMARFVRDNADFVPTLKQTKEELVDLVYKPVRTFLDNCEYTTAININPNYIKPEGMMYRLMKATHEYGAGTATFYQTSSKMLEVVMDLLATMREDCEKMAAGDLHELMRAWEIEHRIWTVESHLRHIQYRKETRYPGFYYQADYPGQDDENWFCFVNSKFDPAKKEWDVFKKEYIKIIPD; encoded by the coding sequence ATGGCATTACCGAATAAACCTTTGGGAGAACTTAAAGCTGTTAGGGATCCGGAAGTTGACGAGCGTGAGGTTGACATTCTTATCGTTGGTGGTGGTATGGCTGCCTGCGGTACAGCATTTGAAATTAAAAAATGGGCAGGCGACAAGAAAGTTCTGCTTTGCGACAAAGCCGCTATGGAACGCAGTGGTGCTGTAGCTCAGGGTCTTTCTGCTATCAATACATATATTGGAAGCAATACCCCTGATGACTATGTTCGCATGGTCCGCAACGACTTGATGGGTCTGGTTCGTGAAGACCTTATTTTTGATCTTGGAAACCATGTTGATGATTCTGTTCATCTGTTTGAAGAATGGGGTCTGCCTGTATGGAAAAAAACCGAAGACGGTAAAAACCTGGACGGTAAAAAAGGTCTGAAAGCCGGTACCCTGAAAGCTGGTGCTACTCCAGTTCGTACAGGTAAATGGCAGATCATGATTAACGGCGAATCTTACAAAAGAATCGTTGCAGAAGCTGCTAAACTTGCTCTTGGCGAAGACAATATTATTGAACGCTGCTTTATTGTTGAACTTCTTCTTGATGCAAATGAAGAAAACCGTATTGCCGGTGCAGTAGGTTTCTCTGTTCGTGAAAATAAAGTTTATATTATCAAAGCCAAAACCATGATGGTTGCATGCGGCGGTGCTGTTAATATTTATCAGCCCCGTTCAGTTGGTGAAGGAAAAGGCCGTGCATGGTATCCTGTATGGAACGCAGGTTCTACATATACAATGTGTATGAAGGTTGGTGCTGAACTTTCCATGATGGAAAACCGTTTCACCCCAGCCCGTTTTAAAGATGGTTATGGTCCTGTTGGTGCATGGTTCCTCCTGTTCAAAGCTAAAGCTCTTAATGGTCTGGGCGAAAATTTTGCAGCCAGTGATGCAGCTAAAGCAGAACTTGAAAAATATGCTCCTTATGGAACTGCAGCAATCACACCAACCTGTCTGCGTAACCATTTGATGCTGTTTGAAATGAAGGAAGGCCGCGGTCCTATCCTTATGGATACAGTTACTGCCCTGGCAACACTTGGCGAGACCATGGATAAGAAAGAACTCAAGCATCTGGAATCAGAAGCATGGGAAGATTTCCTTGACATGACCTGTGGTCAGGCTAACCTGTGGTGTGCCCAGAACTGTGAGCCTGAAAAGAAAAATTCAGAAATTATGCCTACCGAACCTTACCTGCTGGGTTCTCACTCCGGCTGTTGCGGTCTGTGGACATCAGGTCCTGATTTTGACTGGGTTCCTGAAGCATATAAAATCAAATACAAAGACAAAGTTTACAACCGTATGACAACTGTCAATGGTCTGTTTACTTCTGGCGATGGTGTTGGCTGTTCAGGTCATAAATTCTCTTCAGGTTCACATGCTGAAGGACGTATGGCAGCTAAATCCATGGCAAGATTTGTCCGTGACAATGCAGACTTTGTTCCTACACTGAAACAGACCAAGGAAGAACTTGTTGATCTGGTTTACAAACCTGTCCGCACCTTCCTGGATAATTGCGAATATACCACTGCAATTAATATTAACCCCAATTACATCAAACCTGAAGGTATGATGTACCGCCTCATGAAAGCAACCCATGAATATGGTGCTGGAACAGCTACATTCTATCAGACCAGCAGCAAGATGCTTGAAGTTGTTATGGATCTCCTTGCCACCATGCGCGAAGACTGTGAAAAAATGGCAGCCGGTGATCTTCATGAACTCATGAGAGCATGGGAAATCGAACATCGTATCTGGACAGTTGAATCCCATCTGCGTCATATCCAGTATCGTAAAGAAACCCGCTATCCTGGATTCTACTATCAGGCTGACTATCCTGGACAGGATGATGAAAACTGGTTCTGTTTTGTAAACTCCAAGTTTGATCCTGCCAAAAAAGAATGGGATGTATTTAAGAAAGAATATATTAAGATTATCCCTGATTAA
- a CDS encoding CoB--CoM heterodisulfide reductase iron-sulfur subunit A family protein, whose amino-acid sequence MTVEKQAPASESIMVVGGGISGLTTALEAAEVGYEVFLVEKNPYLGGRVAQLNQYFPKLCPPTCGLEINFRRIKDNPKIKVFTMADVEKVSGSPGNYEATIKLNPRYVNSNCTCCGECAKACQMEIANDFNFGMDRIKGAYLPHEMSFPARYVISSRIIGTEDAKRCKEACKYDAVDLDMEAKTVNLNVGSVVWATGWEPYDAHRIDNLGFGRHQNIITNMMMERLAAPNGPTQGKIIRPSDDKAPESVVFVQCAGSRDENHLPYCSYICCMASLKQATYIRAQYPDAKIYIFYIDLRAPGQRYEKFYNMIKQDENVFFIKGKVAEVSEDPDTKNITVVAENAVTGEKIHQTADMVVLATGMQPTAANAKLPADLKYNDDGFIINDYENGGMFASGCANKPADVVSSNQNATGMALKAIQTLVKR is encoded by the coding sequence ATGACAGTAGAGAAACAAGCCCCTGCTAGCGAAAGCATTATGGTTGTTGGAGGTGGGATAAGCGGCTTGACCACAGCCCTCGAAGCTGCAGAAGTAGGTTATGAGGTGTTCCTGGTTGAGAAAAATCCTTACTTGGGCGGAAGAGTGGCGCAGTTAAACCAGTATTTCCCCAAGCTATGTCCTCCTACCTGCGGCCTGGAAATCAATTTCCGAAGGATTAAAGATAATCCAAAGATTAAAGTTTTTACAATGGCTGATGTTGAAAAAGTAAGCGGTTCACCTGGAAATTATGAGGCAACAATTAAATTAAATCCCAGGTATGTCAATTCCAATTGTACCTGCTGCGGTGAATGTGCAAAAGCATGTCAGATGGAAATTGCAAATGATTTCAACTTTGGCATGGATAGAATAAAAGGTGCTTATCTGCCCCATGAAATGTCATTTCCGGCACGTTACGTAATATCTTCCAGGATCATAGGAACTGAAGATGCAAAACGCTGCAAAGAAGCCTGTAAATATGACGCTGTTGATCTGGACATGGAAGCAAAAACAGTTAATTTGAATGTCGGTTCAGTAGTCTGGGCAACAGGCTGGGAACCTTATGATGCTCATAGAATTGACAATCTCGGTTTTGGCAGGCACCAGAATATTATAACAAATATGATGATGGAAAGACTTGCTGCTCCAAACGGACCAACCCAGGGAAAAATTATCCGTCCGTCAGATGACAAAGCACCTGAAAGTGTTGTATTTGTTCAATGTGCAGGTTCAAGAGATGAAAATCATCTTCCATATTGTTCCTATATATGCTGTATGGCCTCTTTAAAGCAGGCTACCTATATTCGCGCCCAGTATCCTGATGCAAAAATTTATATTTTTTATATTGATCTTCGTGCCCCGGGGCAGCGGTATGAAAAATTCTACAACATGATCAAACAGGATGAAAATGTATTTTTCATCAAAGGCAAGGTTGCAGAAGTCAGTGAAGACCCTGATACAAAGAATATTACCGTAGTTGCTGAAAATGCTGTTACTGGCGAGAAAATTCATCAGACAGCGGATATGGTTGTGCTTGCTACCGGTATGCAGCCTACTGCTGCAAATGCCAAACTGCCTGCTGATTTAAAATACAATGATGACGGATTTATCATCAATGATTATGAAAACGGCGGTATGTTTGCTTCAGGCTGCGCGAATAAACCGGCTGACGTGGTATCGTCAAACCAGAATGCTACCGGTATGGCCCTTAAAGCTATTCAGACACTGGTGAAGAGGTAG